TTGCAGAATCTATCCGTAAAATTTTTAACCCCAGAATATAAATTAATACAGCAATCGTAAACAGGAGAATAACTTTTCCCAGCAGAAACCAGCGACCATGAAAATCAAAAACTGATAATTTATCCTGAAGATAATATAAACCAAGTCCGAGAAGCACAGACAGAAAAATTATTTTTACAAAATTTATTGAAATAACCCGCAGATCAATTTTCCCGATCTTTTTCCGAAGAGCAAAGAAAAGAATGGTCGCTTGAATAGTAGCAGCAATCGAAGTGGCAAGAGCGAGTCCACGCAGCTGCATTAATTTCATCAATATAATATTCAAAATAATGTTTGAAATCACGGCAACAGCAGAAATTAGCATGGGTTTTTTTGTGTTTTTCAGGGAGAAAAAAGCCGTAGCAAAAATCCTCACCGAACTATGCGAAAGTAAGCCGAAAGAATAAAAGACAAGTGCGGAAAACGTCATGTTCAAAGCCTTCACTCCAAATTCACCATGTTGAAAAACCACAGCAATCATATCCTTGCCGAGCACGAGGATCAGAGCAATGATCGGCAGCATTATCAGAATGATCATATTCAGCGAATCCTCGATAGATTTTTTCAATCCCTGAATATCGTTATGGGCAGTATGCTTAGAAAAAAGCGGCAAAACAGCAGCCCCGAGAGCCATCCCAAAAACACCAAGTGGCAATTGCATCAGTCTATTTCCATATTGAAGAGCTGCTACGGTGCCGGTTACAAGCATAGATGCCAAAAGCGTATCAACCACCACATTCACCTCGCGAATGCCGATTCCGATAATTCCCGGAACCATTCGTCGCCAAACTCCCTTTAATTCCTCCTGCTTCAAATTAATGAAAAATTTGAATTTATAACCGATCTTGCGAATAAGGTGTAAATTTACAGTTAGCTGAAATACACCACCGAGAAGAACCCCACCGCTAAACAGCATTGCCTTTTGAACAAGTGTAGTATCATTGATAAAAGTGTAAACCAAAACAGGCAAAATAATCCCCAAGTTCAACATCGCCGGCGAAAGAGACGGATAAAAGAAAATCGAGTGTGCATTTAATATTGAAATAATTACAGATGTAAGCCCGATAAGAAAAAGGTAGGGAAATAAAATTCTGGTCAGGTTTGCTGTGAGAATTTGTGCTTCCGCAGAAAAGCCGGGGGCTATTAATTTTATTATCAAGGGAGCCAGAAGGATGCCGAGAATTACCAAAACAATCAATACAATTGTCAGAATAGAGAGAAGATTTACTGCGAATGAGATTGCTTCAGTCCTAGAACGTTTTTCCTTAATTTCGGTATAAACCGGAATAAATGCTGCTGCGAGAGCCCCTTCACCAAATAAACCCCGCAACATATTGGGAATCACAAATGCAATCCCGAAACAATCTGCAACTCGGGTTACTCCCAAAAAGTGCGTCAGAACAATATCTCGAACAAGTCCGGATATTCTGCTAAGAAAAGTTCCGGAAGAAATTTTCCCAACATTTTTCGTAAGATTATCTTTTCGTGTCATTAGTGTTATTTTGGGGAATNNNNNNNNNNNNNNNNNNNNNNNNNNNNNNNNNNNNNNNNNNNNNNNNNNNNNNNNNNNNNNNNNNNNNNNNNNNNNNNNNNNNNNNNNNNNNNNNNNNNTCAAGTAATCTATCCATCATTACGAATTTGTGATAACTGCTTTTATTTGTAAGATATATATTTCTCTATCAGGTTCAAAGTATTGGGAAGCGAATCTCCGTTTTTTTTCATAACCAGTTTGGCATTTTTACCAATCCTTTTCCTCATCTCGGTATTTTTATAAAGTTGCAAAACCATATCTCCGAGCCTATCCTTGTCAACTATCCGAATAGCATTATTTTCAATCAGAAGATCTACAGATTTCTTGCAACTGGAATGATATTTTCCCATTAGAATTGGTTTTCCAAAAAAAGCTGCTTCTAACGGATTATGTCCTGAAAAATCGTAAAAACTTCCACCGATTATTGCGATATCAGAAATTGAATATGCGGAGGTGAGTTCTCCCATTTTATCAATGAGGAGAATGTCAAAATTCTTTATATCTTGCGATATTGTAGAAAAATCAGCAAAATTAACATCATTGTTTTGGAGAATTTTCCTCACTTCATCCAATCTATTTAGGTGGCGGGGAGCGATAATAATTTGATGCTCAATTTTATGTGAAAGGAGGAATTTATGCAATTGCATTACAACTTCTTCCTCGCCGGGTCTGCTGCTTCCAAAAGTTATAACAAAATCGGATGAAATCCCCCAACGCTTTTTTATCGTTTGAGTGTCCGGTTGTGGGAGTTTAAGTGCAAATTTCAAATTACCGTTTACCGCAATATTTTTTTCTTTGAAAAAGGCATACCTGATTTTATCAACTTTTGCTTGAACAGAAATAAAATCAATTTGCGAGATAATTTTTTCAAAAAGAAATGAAAATTTACGATAATTCCGAAAAGAGTTCTCGGTCATTCTGCCGTTTATTATCAAAATTTTTGCCCCTGATTTTTTTGTGTAATGGATTAAAATTGGCCAGATTTCTGTTTCTGTCAAAATCAACAAATGCGGTTTGATATTCCTGAGAACATTTTTAATAACAAAGGGAATGTCCAAAGGTAGAAGAAATGGGAAAATTCTTTGAGGATGATTTTGAGCAATTCGTTTTGCTCGTTCCAGTCCTGTGAAGGTCATTGTGGAAAAATAAATGAACTGTTCAGGATGAGAATCTGCAAATTCATTGATCAACGTTTCAATTCCGTTAACTTCTCCTACGGAGGAAGCATGTATCCAAATTCGGTTTGTTTTTGGGTAAGGAAATTTCCCAAAACCAAGTCGCCATTTCCATTCGCCTTTGTTAAAAACATATTTGAAAATGAAATAGGGTAAAAAAATGAGAGAAATGAAAGTTACGATAAATATGTAAAATAGCATGTTAATAATTTTTTCTATAAATGTAATGCAAACATCCCGTTCGCGGTGATAACCACATCCTTTTGAATACTTAAAAACCTTCGCAAAGGCTGAAAGTCTCAGTGATTCTCAATCAGGAATGATTAAGTTACAAAGGAATCATCCGTAAGGTTATGGCTGAATAAGCTGCTTCATTTCAGCCACAGCTCTTCCGAGTCCGATAAAAACAGCTCGAGCTATGATTGAATGCCCGATATTATATTCCTCAATCTCTTGGATCCCGTTGAGATAGTGGATATTAAAATATGTTATTCCGTGACCAGCAGCAACGTATAACCCTGTTTTTTTTGCATATAAAGAAGCGTTTTTGAGTCGTTCAACTTCGAGTAAAATCTCCTTTTCCGTTTCTCCATTTGCGAAATCTCCGGTATGCAATTCAACCGCATCAGCTTGCAATTTCTTGGATTGCTTTATTGTTTCGATATCCGGATCGATGAACAAACTTACGGTTATACCGGATTCCTTAAGTTGCTTAATCTTTTCATATAATCCTGAAATATAGACATTTAATCCGCCTTCTGTTGTAACTTCTTCACGTTTTTCCGGAACGAGAGTTACAGAATCAGGGTGAACAGATTTTGCGATAGCAACCATTTCTTCCGTTGGAGCCATTTCCAGATTTAAGCGTGTTTGGATTGTTTCGCGAAGAATTCTCAAATCGCGATCTTGCATATGCCTTCTATCTTCACGAAGATGAATAGTGATTTGGTCGGCACCTGCTTTTTCTGCTACAAATGCTGCTTCCACAGGATCAGGTTCAAATGTTTTTCTTGCCTGCCTGACGGTAGCAGTGTGATCAATGTTTACACCTAATTTTATCATGTTTGTCCTTTGCTATTTTTTTGGCTCGTAAGAAAGGATGAGCCAAGAAATGTTTTTAGTTCCGCGTTTAAAGTCCTCGTTGCAAACATCTTGCGAATAATTTAAACACCATTTTCAACTTTTTTAAAACCTTTTCCCATTACCGTATGCACCGGTTGGGTAATCACAAATGCATCAGGATCAACCTCCTGAACTATGTCCCGTAATTTTGCAACTTCCCGAATTGTAATTATCGTGAGAATTATATTTTTCTCCTTCCTCTGATAAGCACCCATCCCTTTGATGAAAGTTACACCTCTATCCATTTTATCATAAATCATTTCCTTGATTTTTTCAGATTTTTCAGAAATTACATAACAGGCTTTCACATGCCCCATTCCGGAAATTATTATATCCACCACTTTGCTAGAAACATATAAAGCAATAAAACCCCAGAGAGCATATTCCACACCTTTAAAGCAAAAAGCGGCAAAGCTGATCACGAAAAAGTCTATGACGATAAATGTGTTTCCAGCTGTTAAAATCCCTTTCTGATTGAATATTTGAGCTACAATGTCCGAACCACCGGTAGATGCTTTATTTTTAAAAACGATACCGAGACCGATTCCAAGTAGCAAACCACCGTAAAGTGAGGCAAGC
Above is a genomic segment from Candidatus Cloacimonadota bacterium containing:
- the murJ gene encoding murein biosynthesis integral membrane protein MurJ; translated protein: FPKITLMTRKDNLTKNVGKISSGTFLSRISGLVRDIVLTHFLGVTRVADCFGIAFVIPNMLRGLFGEGALAAAFIPVYTEIKEKRSRTEAISFAVNLLSILTIVLIVLVILGILLAPLIIKLIAPGFSAEAQILTANLTRILFPYLFLIGLTSVIISILNAHSIFFYPSLSPAMLNLGIILPVLVYTFINDTTLVQKAMLFSGGVLLGGVFQLTVNLHLIRKIGYKFKFFINLKQEELKGVWRRMVPGIIGIGIREVNVVVDTLLASMLVTGTVAALQYGNRLMQLPLGVFGMALGAAVLPLFSKHTAHNDIQGLKKSIEDSLNMIILIMLPIIALILVLGKDMIAVVFQHGEFGVKALNMTFSALVFYSFGLLSHSSVRIFATAFFSLKNTKKPMLISAVAVISNIILNIILMKLMQLRGLALATSIAATIQATILFFALRKKIGKIDLRVISINFVKIIFLSVLLGLGLYYLQDKLSVFDFHGRWFLLGKVILLFTIAVLIYILGLKILRIDSAKKIYHDFKA
- a CDS encoding 3-deoxy-D-manno-octulosonic acid transferase, which translates into the protein MLFYIFIVTFISLIFLPYFIFKYVFNKGEWKWRLGFGKFPYPKTNRIWIHASSVGEVNGIETLINEFADSHPEQFIYFSTMTFTGLERAKRIAQNHPQRIFPFLLPLDIPFVIKNVLRNIKPHLLILTETEIWPILIHYTKKSGAKILIINGRMTENSFRNYRKFSFLFEKIISQIDFISVQAKVDKIRYAFFKEKNIAVNGNLKFALKLPQPDTQTIKKRWGISSDFVITFGSSRPGEEEVVMQLHKFLLSHKIEHQIIIAPRHLNRLDEVRKILQNNDVNFADFSTISQDIKNFDILLIDKMGELTSAYSISDIAIIGGSFYDFSGHNPLEAAFFGKPILMGKYHSSCKKSVDLLIENNAIRIVDKDRLGDMVLQLYKNTEMRKRIGKNAKLVMKKNGDSLPNTLNLIEKYISYK
- a CDS encoding pyridoxine 5'-phosphate synthase, encoding MIKLGVNIDHTATVRQARKTFEPDPVEAAFVAEKAGADQITIHLREDRRHMQDRDLRILRETIQTRLNLEMAPTEEMVAIAKSVHPDSVTLVPEKREEVTTEGGLNVYISGLYEKIKQLKESGITVSLFIDPDIETIKQSKKLQADAVELHTGDFANGETEKEILLEVERLKNASLYAKKTGLYVAAGHGITYFNIHYLNGIQEIEEYNIGHSIIARAVFIGLGRAVAEMKQLIQP
- a CDS encoding YitT family protein; translation: MKLKTNNIIKVIINYGAISVGAILMALSLVMFLSPNKIAAGGVSGIAVVLNSILNIPLGVTMLIFNIPLFFLGIKFLGKLFGVRTLFGIITFSLFTDFFQEVLKVNAVTEDTLLASLYGGLLLGIGLGIVFKNKASTGGSDIVAQIFNQKGILTAGNTFIVIDFFVISFAAFCFKGVEYALWGFIALYVSSKVVDIIISGMGHVKACYVISEKSEKIKEMIYDKMDRGVTFIKGMGAYQRKEKNIILTIITIREVAKLRDIVQEVDPDAFVITQPVHTVMGKGFKKVENGV